A window from Prosthecobacter sp. encodes these proteins:
- a CDS encoding cupin domain-containing protein — MNTSPICIFAEGILIDQAWGKLTWLASRELGNSTTMTFGRVTIPAGQTNPRHRHPNCDEILHLLSGRLEHSLGDQKFLLNPGDTISIPAGQWHNARALDGADAEMVICFSSADRETEFEG, encoded by the coding sequence ATGAACACCTCCCCGATTTGCATCTTTGCCGAAGGCATCCTGATCGACCAGGCGTGGGGAAAACTCACCTGGCTGGCCTCCCGCGAACTGGGGAACTCAACCACGATGACCTTTGGCCGGGTGACGATTCCTGCCGGTCAAACGAACCCACGTCACCGCCATCCGAACTGCGACGAAATCCTGCACCTCCTCTCTGGCAGGCTCGAACACAGCCTCGGCGATCAGAAATTCCTCCTCAACCCGGGCGACACCATCTCCATTCCTGCCGGTCAGTGGCATAATGCCCGTGCGCTGGATGGTGCGGACGCGGAGATGGTGATCTGCTTTTCGTCAGCGGACCGGGAGACGGAGTTTGAGGGGTAA